The segment AGCCACGCTGAGATGGGATTGCTCGCCCCGCTAAGCTGGCGGGATATTCTGGTCGGCCTTCTGTTCCTGTTGGTGGTCCGACCGCTGTCAGGCTGGGCAAGTCTTGCTTCGTCGCCGATTCCAACGGCCGCAAAAGGGCTGGTTGCATTTTTCGGCATCCGCGGACTTGGGACAATTTACTATCTCGCCTTTGCCGTCAGTCGCGCGAACTTTGAAGACGTGGATCGAATCTGGGCCTTGTCTGCCTTCGTCGTCCTGTGTTCGGTGGTTCTCCATGGAGTCAGCGCGTCGCCTATCATGAGCTGGGTCGATCGGAGGCGCGCACGCATTCGGCAAGCGGGCGATCGTTGAGGCTGTAGGAGATCGAATTGCAATTCTCGATCGTTCTCCGGCCAATGTGGCGCACTGACCATTCACGGTGATGCGACGCTATGATTCATCCGTGACTCCTTGCTCTCCCTTTGATAGCGTTATGGCTGCGGGAGGTTGGCCAGATGGTCAGGAAGCGCCTTGACGATTTGCTGGATTGCAAGCGCTGCGGCACGATCCGGATGGACATTCCGGAGGAACCTGACGAGGACACGCCAATCCGGTGCAGCGGCTTCGGCGCACTTCTCGGGACCTGGGGGAACTGCGGAGGGATTTCACCCGCCAGATCGCCAGCGCCGACGTGATTGAATTGAACCACGGCACGATCACAAAGAACGAATAGCCCTATCCTTCGGGAGTC is part of the Mesorhizobium terrae genome and harbors:
- a CDS encoding cation:proton antiporter, which produces MGLLAPLSWRDILVGLLFLLVVRPLSGWASLASSPIPTAAKGLVAFFGIRGLGTIYYLAFAVSRANFEDVDRIWALSAFVVLCSVVLHGVSASPIMSWVDRRRARIRQAGDR